The Mycoplasmopsis caviae sequence TCTGATGAGTCAACATCATGGTATGAACCATCAAATAAAGTGGCTTTAATATCTATCATAGGATAGCCAGCTAAAATACCGCCAGCCATTTTGTCTTCAAGACCTTTTTGAATTGGTTTAATGTATTCCTTAGGAATTTTACCACCAACAATTTTGTCTACGAATTCAAAACCTTTGTCATGGTTAGGTTCAAATTTAATTCAAACATGACCATATTGACCCTTACCACCAGATTGTTTAATGTGTTTACCTTCAACTTCAGCAGCCTTAGTAATTGTTTCACGGTATGAAACTTGTGGAGCACCAACTTTTGCTTTAACACCATGTTCACGTTTAAGACGATCAACAATAATGTCAAGGTGTAATTCACCCATACCTGCAATGATTGTTTGACCTGTTTCTTCATCTGTGTATGTTCTAAATGTTGGATCTTCAGCAGCTAATTTTTGAAGTCCAAGAGCCAATTTTTCCATAGCATCCTTGCTTTCTGGTTCAAGTGCTTGAGAAATAACTGGTTCAGGGAAAACCATTTTTTCCAAAATGTATTTTGGCGACTTTTCTGCAACTAGTGTATCACCAGTTGTTGTTGATTTAAGACCAACAGCAGCAACAATATCACCTGCATAACATTCATCAATTTCATTACGGCTATTAGCATGCATTTGAATTAAACGACCAATTCTTTCTTTTACATCTTTTGTTGAGTTGTAAACATATGAACCTTTGTTTAAAACACCAGCATATCCACGAATGAATGTTAGTGAACCAACATAAGGGTCGGTCATAACTTTGAATGCTAAACCAATAAAATCATGGCTGTCTGTTGCTTCAATTGAAACCTCTTTACCATTAAGTTCTGCTTTTGTAGCTGGAATATCAAGTGGAGAAGGTAAGTATTCAACCACGGCATCAATCATCTTCTTGACACCTTTGTTTTTAAAACTTGTTCCACAAACAGCAGGATAAAATTCAGATGATAAAGTTGCTTTACGAATAACTCTTTTAAGTGTTGCAACATCAGGTTCTACACCTTCTAATACTTGCATCATAAATTCATCATCATATGAAGCAACTGCTTCAATTAATTCCTGTCTTTTTGTTTTAGCTAATTCAACTAAGTCAGCTGGAATTTCAATTTCTTTTGCATTTTCTTCTGGTTTTCCATCGTATTCAAAAGCTTTCATTTCAACAAGGTCAACTAAACCTTTAAATTGAGCTTCAGCCCCAATAGGAATTTGAATTGCAACTGCATTTCCATTCAATCTGTCCTTAACAGATTTAACAGCAGCAAAGAAGTCAGCTCCTGCTTTATCCATTTTATTAACATATACTAAACGAGGAACTTTGTAGTTTGTAGCTTGTCTTCAGACAGTTTCAGTTTGAGGTTCAACACCACTTTGAGCATCTAAAACAGTAACTGCACCATCTAGAACACGAAGTGAACGTTCAACTTCAACTGTAAAGTCAACGTGTCCTGGAGTGTCAATAATGTTTATTCTTTTACCATTTCAAAATGCTGTTGTAGCAGCTGATGTAATAGTGATACCACGTTCTTGTTCTTGAGCCATTCAGTCCATTTGACTAGCACCATCATGTGTTTCACCTAATTTGTGAATTTTACCAGTGTGTAGCAAAATTCTTTCTGTTGTTGTAGTTTTTCCTGCATCAATGTGAGCCATAATACCGATATTGCGGTAGTCTTCTAATTTATATTGTCTTGCCATAATATCTTATACTATCATCTAAAGTGAGCAAAAGCACGGTTAGCTTCAGCCATTTTGTGAGTATCTTCACGTTTTTTGATAGCTCCACCCGTTTTATTTGATGCATCAATAATTTCGTTAGCTAATCTAACATCCATTGTTTTTTCATTTCTTAGTCTTGCATATTGCACTAATCATCTTAGGCTTAATGTTTGTTTACGACGTGCAGAAACTTCTGTTGGAACTTGGTAGTTTGTTCCACCAATTCTACGTGTTCTAACTTCAAGCTGTGGTGTAACATTTTCCACAGCTGCTAAAAACACTTCCATTGGTTCTTTGTTTGTTTTTTCTTTAATAATATTGAAAGCTGAATAAAGGATATCTTGAGCGATTGATTTTTTACCATCTAGCATAATTGTGTTAATTAATTTTGTTACTAATACAGAGTTGAAAACTGGATCAGCTAATACTTCTCTAATAGGTGCAGAATGTTT is a genomic window containing:
- the fusA gene encoding elongation factor G, translating into MARQYKLEDYRNIGIMAHIDAGKTTTTERILLHTGKIHKLGETHDGASQMDWMAQEQERGITITSAATTAFWNGKRINIIDTPGHVDFTVEVERSLRVLDGAVTVLDAQSGVEPQTETVWRQATNYKVPRLVYVNKMDKAGADFFAAVKSVKDRLNGNAVAIQIPIGAEAQFKGLVDLVEMKAFEYDGKPEENAKEIEIPADLVELAKTKRQELIEAVASYDDEFMMQVLEGVEPDVATLKRVIRKATLSSEFYPAVCGTSFKNKGVKKMIDAVVEYLPSPLDIPATKAELNGKEVSIEATDSHDFIGLAFKVMTDPYVGSLTFIRGYAGVLNKGSYVYNSTKDVKERIGRLIQMHANSRNEIDECYAGDIVAAVGLKSTTTGDTLVAEKSPKYILEKMVFPEPVISQALEPESKDAMEKLALGLQKLAAEDPTFRTYTDEETGQTIIAGMGELHLDIIVDRLKREHGVKAKVGAPQVSYRETITKAAEVEGKHIKQSGGKGQYGHVWIKFEPNHDKGFEFVDKIVGGKIPKEYIKPIQKGLEDKMAGGILAGYPMIDIKATLFDGSYHDVDSSELAYKIAASKALTKAKDLLGTVLLEPIMDVAVVIPEDYFGDVMGDITRRRGQLQENETRNDGASIIRALVPLSEMFGYSTDLRSMTSGRGTYQMQFHHYEKCPKNISDEIIKRRNIQIKDED
- the rpsG gene encoding 30S ribosomal protein S7 yields the protein MSRKHSAPIREVLADPVFNSVLVTKLINTIMLDGKKSIAQDILYSAFNIIKEKTNKEPMEVFLAAVENVTPQLEVRTRRIGGTNYQVPTEVSARRKQTLSLRWLVQYARLRNEKTMDVRLANEIIDASNKTGGAIKKREDTHKMAEANRAFAHFRW